From a region of the Gottschalkia purinilytica genome:
- the nifS gene encoding cysteine desulfurase NifS produces MTRQIYMDNAATTPIKKEVLDAMMPYFTEKFGNASSVYRVGRESKKALDESREKVAKSIGAKPKEIYFTGGGSEADNWAIKGVAFANRNKGNHIITSKIEHPAVLNTCEYLEKEGFEVTYLDVDEYGLINLDELKNSIKDETILITIMFANNEIGTIQPVKEIGEIAHQKGIYFHTDAVQAIGNVAINVEELNIDMLSLSAHKIYGPKGVGALYIRQGVKVHPYMHGGAQEKSRRAGTENIPGIVGLGKAIELATNNLEEHNSKLLKLRNKLINDVMSKIDYVRLNGHPEKRLPGNVNFSFEFIEGEALLLSLDMVGIAGSSGSACSSGSLDPSHVLMAIGLPHEIAHGSLRLSLGDFNNEEDIDYVVENLGIIVNRLRQMSPLYEKVRGNA; encoded by the coding sequence ATGACAAGACAAATTTATATGGATAATGCTGCAACTACTCCTATAAAAAAAGAAGTTCTAGATGCTATGATGCCCTATTTTACAGAGAAATTTGGAAATGCATCTAGTGTATACAGAGTAGGTAGAGAATCCAAGAAAGCTTTAGATGAATCCAGAGAAAAAGTAGCTAAATCCATTGGGGCTAAACCTAAAGAGATATATTTTACAGGTGGTGGATCAGAGGCTGACAACTGGGCCATAAAAGGGGTAGCTTTTGCCAATAGAAATAAAGGTAACCATATTATAACTTCTAAAATAGAACATCCTGCTGTACTTAATACTTGTGAATATCTAGAAAAAGAAGGGTTTGAAGTGACATATTTAGATGTAGATGAATATGGACTAATAAATCTAGATGAATTGAAAAATAGTATTAAAGATGAGACTATACTCATTACTATAATGTTTGCTAATAATGAGATTGGAACTATTCAACCTGTTAAAGAAATAGGTGAAATAGCTCATCAAAAAGGTATATATTTTCACACAGATGCTGTTCAAGCAATAGGTAATGTTGCTATTAATGTTGAAGAACTGAACATAGATATGTTGTCACTATCGGCTCATAAAATATATGGACCTAAAGGTGTAGGAGCTTTATATATAAGACAAGGAGTAAAAGTACATCCATATATGCATGGAGGAGCTCAGGAAAAAAGTAGAAGAGCTGGTACAGAAAATATACCAGGGATTGTTGGACTAGGAAAAGCAATAGAGCTAGCAACAAACAATTTAGAAGAGCATAATTCAAAGTTATTAAAATTAAGAAATAAATTAATTAATGATGTTATGTCAAAAATAGATTACGTTAGATTAAATGGTCATCCAGAGAAGAGACTACCTGGTAATGTTAACTTTTCTTTTGAGTTCATAGAAGGAGAGGCATTATTATTGAGTCTTGATATGGTAGGAATAGCAGGCTCAAGTGGATCAGCTTGTAGTTCTGGTTCACTAGATCCATCACATGTGCTAATGGCAATTGGATTACCTCATGAAATTGCACATGGATCACTTAGATTATCTTTAGGAGATTTTAATAACGAAGAAGATATAGATTATGTTGTAGAAAACTTGGGTATCATAGTAAATAGATTAAGACAAATGTCACCATTATACGAAAAAGTTAGGGGGAACGCTTAA
- a CDS encoding RrF2 family transcriptional regulator — protein sequence MRLSTKGRYGLKAMFELSLHYGEGPVPLKNIADSQGISEHYLEQLIAVLKKNGLVNSVRGAQGGYMLVDPPNKITVGAVIRTLEGDIAPVDCAVDNNPNKCDKESICVTKTVWVKIRDSINSVIDSITLQDMIDDYIKMNSNNEYMYYI from the coding sequence ATGAGATTATCTACTAAAGGAAGATATGGTCTTAAAGCTATGTTTGAGTTATCTTTACACTATGGAGAAGGTCCTGTTCCATTAAAGAATATAGCAGATAGCCAAGGTATATCTGAGCATTATCTTGAACAATTAATAGCTGTTCTTAAGAAAAATGGATTAGTTAATAGTGTGAGAGGAGCACAAGGGGGATATATGCTTGTAGATCCACCTAATAAAATTACTGTTGGAGCTGTTATAAGAACTTTAGAGGGAGATATTGCTCCAGTTGATTGTGCTGTAGACAATAATCCTAATAAATGTGATAAAGAATCTATATGTGTTACTAAAACTGTATGGGTAAAAATTAGAGATAGTATTAATAGTGTTATTGATTCTATAACACTTCAAGATATGATAGATGATTATATAAAGATGAATAGTAACAATGAATATATGTACTATATATAG
- the mnmA gene encoding tRNA 2-thiouridine(34) synthase MnmA, whose amino-acid sequence MDKKKVVVGMSGGVDSSVTAYLLKSQGYDVIGVTMQIWQDKDPDVLEKEGGCCSLSAVEDARMVADKIGIPFYVMNFKDIFKKTVIDYFIKEYGIGRTPNPCIACNRYVKFEELLKRANLLDAYYVATGHYAKILYNEEKQRYILKKSNAIEKDQTYALYNLTQDQLKHTLMPLGDYNNKEEIRDIARELGLIVSEKPDSQEICFVPDNDYGKFINEHADYKIDEGYFVDNKGNILGKHKGITRYTIGQRKGLGLSLGKPAYVTDINTSSNTVVIGDESEVFGTELIADDINLIAIDKIKEPIKVKAKIRYSAKETLATVYPLADSKVKVVFEKPVRAITPGQAIVFYEEDIVVGGGTISKKIK is encoded by the coding sequence ATGGATAAGAAAAAAGTTGTAGTAGGAATGAGTGGAGGAGTCGATAGCTCTGTTACAGCTTATTTATTGAAAAGTCAAGGATACGATGTTATCGGAGTAACCATGCAGATTTGGCAAGATAAAGATCCAGATGTTTTAGAAAAAGAAGGTGGATGTTGTTCTCTTTCAGCAGTAGAAGATGCTAGAATGGTGGCTGACAAAATTGGCATTCCATTTTATGTTATGAATTTTAAAGATATTTTTAAAAAGACAGTTATAGATTATTTTATAAAAGAATATGGAATTGGAAGAACTCCAAATCCTTGTATAGCTTGTAATAGATATGTAAAATTTGAGGAACTTTTAAAAAGAGCAAATTTATTAGATGCATATTATGTGGCAACGGGTCACTATGCTAAAATTTTATATAATGAAGAAAAACAAAGATATATTTTAAAAAAATCTAATGCAATAGAAAAAGATCAAACATATGCACTATATAATCTGACTCAAGATCAGCTTAAACATACTTTAATGCCTCTTGGAGACTATAACAATAAGGAAGAGATAAGGGATATAGCTAGGGAACTAGGATTAATAGTTTCTGAAAAACCTGATAGTCAAGAGATATGTTTTGTGCCAGATAACGACTATGGAAAATTTATAAATGAACATGCAGATTATAAAATTGATGAGGGATACTTTGTGGATAATAAAGGAAATATTTTAGGAAAACACAAAGGAATAACAAGATATACTATAGGGCAAAGAAAAGGACTAGGACTTTCTCTAGGAAAACCTGCTTATGTTACAGATATAAATACATCATCAAATACAGTTGTAATAGGAGATGAAAGTGAAGTTTTTGGAACAGAGCTTATTGCTGATGATATAAATCTTATAGCTATTGATAAAATCAAAGAACCAATAAAAGTAAAAGCCAAAATAAGATATTCAGCTAAAGAAACTTTAGCTACAGTATATCCTTTAGCAGATAGTAAAGTTAAGGTTGTTTTCGAAAAACCTGTAAGAGCAATAACACCAGGACAAGCTATTGTATTTTACGAAGAGGATATAGTTGTTGGTGGAGGAACTATATCAAAAAAAATTAAATAA
- the nifU gene encoding Fe-S cluster assembly scaffold protein NifU yields the protein MYSEKVMDHFSNPRNVGEIQNADGVGEVGNAKCGDIMKMYLKIDDGIITDVKFKTFGCGSAIASSSMATELVKGKTIDEALGITNKAVAEALDGLPPVKMHCSVLAEQAIKSALLDYSKKNGIQIKGLENFDPNEDAHDHGDHE from the coding sequence ATGTATTCAGAAAAAGTTATGGATCATTTCTCAAACCCAAGAAATGTTGGAGAAATTCAAAATGCAGATGGTGTTGGAGAAGTAGGGAATGCAAAATGTGGAGATATAATGAAAATGTATTTAAAAATAGATGATGGAATTATTACAGATGTTAAATTCAAAACTTTTGGATGTGGCTCAGCTATTGCTTCATCAAGTATGGCAACTGAATTGGTAAAAGGAAAGACAATAGATGAAGCTTTAGGAATAACTAACAAGGCTGTGGCTGAAGCATTAGATGGATTACCACCCGTAAAAATGCATTGTTCTGTTTTAGCTGAACAAGCTATAAAATCAGCATTACTTGACTATTCAAAGAAAAATGGCATACAGATAAAAGGGTTAGAAAATTTTGATCCAAATGAAGATGCACATGATCATGGAGACCACGAATAA
- a CDS encoding PRC-barrel domain-containing protein — MIKQSEIIGLPVLSKNGEKVGLVREVIYSKKRFRVLGLLISDKSIFKDAEIIKFCSIKSIGKDAVFVEDCKVVEKSSSDIEISSIIMSDNKSIIEEEVLTEDGESLGHIKDILLDENKGKIMGFILTDGFIDDIKDGRNVLPNDLGITFGEDVLIVNDELKDKFYKYKNEYKKLLELL, encoded by the coding sequence ATGATTAAGCAAAGTGAAATTATAGGACTTCCTGTATTAAGTAAAAATGGTGAAAAAGTAGGTTTGGTAAGAGAAGTTATATACTCTAAAAAAAGATTTAGAGTATTAGGATTATTGATAAGTGATAAAAGTATATTTAAAGATGCAGAAATAATAAAATTTTGTTCAATAAAATCTATAGGAAAAGATGCTGTTTTCGTAGAGGATTGCAAAGTAGTAGAAAAATCGAGTTCTGATATAGAAATAAGCAGTATAATTATGAGTGATAACAAATCAATAATAGAAGAAGAAGTTTTAACAGAAGATGGAGAAAGTTTAGGACATATAAAAGATATACTATTAGATGAAAATAAAGGTAAAATTATGGGATTTATATTAACAGATGGATTTATAGATGATATAAAAGACGGAAGAAATGTCCTTCCAAATGACTTAGGAATAACTTTTGGAGAAGATGTGTTAATAGTTAATGATGAATTAAAAGATAAATTTTACAAATATAAGAATGAATACAAAAAGTTACTAGAATTACTTTGA